A single region of the Streptomyces caelestis genome encodes:
- a CDS encoding DeoR/GlpR family DNA-binding transcription regulator, protein MSSSSGGQQGPAARQAAMAERVLADGSATAAELAERFGVSLMTIHRDLDELERQGIVRKFRGGVTAQPSGVFESNVQYRLKTMRAEKAAVAEHALRLVEPGMAILLDDSTSTLEIARRLRTGEVTPLTVVTNFLEAINLLADQRGIHLMALGGDYDPLHSSFLGVSCVEAVEQLRVDVCFASTSAVHGGYAYHQEQHIVSVKRAMLDAAARNVLLIDHTKLGRVALHRVVPLSRFDTLLVDDGASAEALRDLDEHKVRYEVCATKGGHDGTGAT, encoded by the coding sequence ATGAGCAGCAGCAGTGGTGGACAGCAGGGGCCGGCGGCGCGGCAGGCCGCCATGGCCGAGCGGGTGCTGGCCGACGGCTCGGCAACGGCGGCGGAGCTGGCCGAGCGGTTCGGGGTGAGCCTGATGACCATTCACCGGGACCTCGACGAGCTCGAACGGCAGGGCATCGTACGGAAGTTCCGGGGCGGGGTGACCGCGCAGCCGTCGGGGGTCTTCGAGTCGAACGTGCAGTACCGGCTGAAGACGATGCGGGCCGAGAAGGCCGCCGTCGCCGAGCACGCGCTGCGGCTGGTGGAGCCCGGCATGGCGATCCTGCTGGACGACTCCACGTCCACCCTGGAGATAGCCCGGCGGCTGCGCACGGGCGAGGTCACGCCGCTGACGGTCGTCACCAACTTCCTGGAGGCGATCAACCTGCTGGCCGACCAGCGGGGCATCCACCTGATGGCGCTCGGCGGCGACTACGACCCGCTGCACTCCTCGTTCCTGGGGGTGTCCTGCGTGGAGGCGGTCGAGCAGTTGCGGGTGGACGTGTGCTTCGCCTCGACGTCGGCGGTGCACGGGGGTTACGCCTACCACCAGGAACAGCACATCGTGTCCGTGAAGCGGGCGATGCTCGACGCGGCCGCGCGGAACGTCCTGCTGATCGACCACACCAAGCTCGGCCGGGTCGCCCTGCACCGGGTCGTCCCGCTGTCCCGCTTCGACACGCTCCTCGTGGACGACGGGGCGTCGGCGGAGGCGCTGCGGGACCTGGACGAGCACAAGGTCCGTTACGAGGTTTGCGCGACGAAGGGCGGCCATGACGGGACTGGAGCTACGTGA
- a CDS encoding histidine phosphatase family protein, which translates to MTTTTTTLLLARHGQTVWHAENRYAGVSDIGLTDTGRAQAEALGRWAAAHPVDAIWTSPLSRAVATAEPACRALGLVPRREPDLAECDFGVVEGRTLAEFEAEVPDRAAAFRADPVAHPFPGAEDPTAAAARGAAALRRIATAHPGGRVLVVAHNTLLRLVLCTLLSIPAGEYRRVFPRLRNAAISELRVNPDGSAALLSLNVPCGADVP; encoded by the coding sequence ATGACCACCACGACCACGACCCTCCTCCTCGCCCGGCACGGGCAGACCGTCTGGCACGCCGAGAACCGGTACGCCGGCGTCAGCGACATCGGCCTCACCGACACCGGCCGCGCCCAGGCCGAGGCCCTCGGCCGCTGGGCCGCCGCCCACCCCGTCGACGCGATCTGGACATCCCCGCTCTCCCGGGCCGTCGCCACCGCCGAGCCCGCCTGCCGTGCCCTGGGCCTCGTCCCGCGGCGCGAACCCGACCTCGCCGAATGCGATTTCGGAGTCGTGGAGGGCCGTACGCTCGCCGAGTTCGAGGCCGAGGTCCCCGACCGGGCCGCAGCCTTCCGCGCCGACCCCGTCGCCCACCCCTTCCCCGGCGCCGAGGACCCGACGGCGGCAGCGGCCCGCGGGGCCGCCGCGCTGCGTCGTATCGCCACCGCCCACCCCGGCGGACGCGTCCTCGTCGTCGCCCACAACACCCTGCTGCGCCTGGTGCTGTGCACCCTGCTGTCGATCCCGGCCGGGGAGTACCGCAGAGTGTTCCCGCGGTTGCGGAACGCGGCGATCAGCGAGCTGCGCGTGAACCCCGACGGTTCCGCCGCACTCCTCTCACTCAATGTGCCGTGCGGGGCGGACGTGCCGTAG
- a CDS encoding ABC transporter substrate-binding protein translates to MDTHVHDRRRFLALAAGAAAAPLLTACGAGFGGDDSKSDGSAADDVTGSFDWKREQGTTVKALLNKHPYTDALIADLKSFTAKTGIKVEYDVFPEDNYFDKLTVDLSSGRASYDVFMLGAYMVWQYGPPGWLEDLGPWMRNSSATGAEWDQADFFPNLLQAGQWSLRAGAPLGQGGQYALPWGWETNVVAYNTEVFRKLGLKPAESFDELAELAASIKRKAPGAGFDGMYGIAVRGSRSWATIHPGFMTMYARNGLKDFTVDGGKLTPAMNSPEAVAFTEDWARMVKRGGPPSWTSYTWYQCSSDLGAEKAGMLFDADTAAYFQAVKGASPASGKIAFHPGPKGPDGSLATNMWIWSLGMNAKSEKKSAGWLFLQWATGKEHLRKGAITHNHIDPVRKSVADDAAYKDKMRHLPGFLETFETVVDQTKIQFTPQAQFFDATTSWAAALQEIYGGKGAQSVLDGLADDLAGKVG, encoded by the coding sequence ATGGACACGCACGTGCACGACCGGCGGCGCTTCCTCGCGCTCGCCGCCGGGGCTGCCGCGGCCCCGCTGCTCACAGCCTGCGGCGCCGGTTTCGGCGGGGACGACAGCAAGAGCGACGGCTCCGCCGCCGACGATGTCACCGGCTCCTTCGACTGGAAGCGGGAGCAGGGCACCACCGTCAAGGCGCTGCTCAACAAGCACCCGTACACCGACGCGCTCATCGCCGACCTGAAGTCCTTCACCGCGAAGACCGGCATCAAGGTCGAGTACGACGTCTTCCCGGAGGACAACTACTTCGACAAGCTCACCGTGGACCTGTCCAGCGGGCGTGCCTCCTACGACGTGTTCATGCTCGGCGCGTACATGGTGTGGCAGTACGGTCCGCCGGGCTGGCTGGAGGACCTCGGGCCCTGGATGCGCAACTCCTCGGCGACGGGCGCCGAGTGGGACCAGGCGGACTTCTTCCCGAACCTGCTCCAGGCCGGCCAGTGGTCGCTGAGGGCGGGCGCGCCGCTGGGCCAGGGCGGGCAGTACGCGCTGCCGTGGGGCTGGGAGACGAACGTCGTCGCCTACAACACCGAGGTGTTCCGGAAACTGGGCCTGAAGCCCGCCGAGTCCTTCGACGAGCTGGCCGAACTCGCCGCGTCCATCAAGCGGAAGGCGCCGGGCGCCGGCTTCGACGGGATGTACGGGATCGCCGTACGCGGGTCCAGGAGCTGGGCCACCATCCACCCGGGCTTCATGACGATGTACGCCCGCAACGGGCTGAAGGACTTCACGGTCGACGGCGGGAAGCTCACACCGGCGATGAACAGCCCCGAGGCCGTCGCCTTCACCGAGGACTGGGCGCGGATGGTCAAGCGGGGCGGCCCGCCGTCCTGGACGTCGTACACCTGGTACCAGTGCTCCAGCGACCTCGGCGCCGAGAAGGCCGGGATGCTGTTCGACGCCGACACGGCCGCCTACTTCCAGGCGGTCAAGGGCGCCAGCCCCGCCTCCGGGAAGATCGCCTTCCACCCGGGGCCCAAGGGTCCGGACGGCTCGCTCGCCACCAACATGTGGATCTGGTCGCTCGGCATGAACGCCAAGAGCGAGAAGAAGAGCGCCGGCTGGCTGTTCCTCCAGTGGGCGACCGGCAAGGAGCACCTGCGCAAGGGCGCGATCACGCACAACCACATCGACCCGGTGCGCAAGTCGGTCGCGGACGACGCCGCGTACAAGGACAAGATGCGGCATCTGCCGGGCTTCCTGGAGACCTTCGAGACGGTCGTCGACCAGACGAAGATCCAGTTCACTCCGCAGGCGCAGTTCTTCGACGCCACGACCAGCTGGGCGGCGGCCCTCCAGGAGATCTACGGCGGCAAGGGCGCGCAGTCCGTCCTGGACGGGCTGGCGGACGACCTCGCCGGCAAGGTGGGCTAG
- a CDS encoding ABC transporter ATP-binding protein: MITLSGIRKTYGRTVALDELELEVAEGEFFCLLGPSGAGKTTTLKTVAGLEQPDSGTVVLDGEDMRGVEPYDRGVAMCFESYALYPHRSAYDNLASPLRSPRHRLPAAEARQRIGAIAELLGISGLLDRPVGRLSNGQRQRVALGRVLVRPARAFLLDEPLSHLDAKLRQQMRAELKAIGAVQHTTTLYVTHDSVEALALGDRIGVIREGRIVQTGTREEIWYRPHDTEVARAFGRPRINLLPGVVTESGVRSDGGVELPVRAQAPAGTEVLVGLRPRDVALHGEGHELTGTVYVTEVLGRSVEVTVRLGAGEQRVSLVAPRADAARLRPDDPVRLVVRPENLLLFEADRPERPGRRIETQ, translated from the coding sequence ATGATCACACTGAGCGGGATACGGAAGACGTACGGCAGGACCGTCGCTCTCGACGAACTGGAACTGGAGGTCGCGGAGGGCGAGTTCTTCTGCCTGCTGGGCCCGTCCGGCGCGGGCAAGACCACGACGCTCAAGACCGTCGCCGGGCTGGAACAGCCCGACTCCGGCACCGTCGTGCTGGATGGCGAGGACATGCGGGGCGTGGAGCCGTACGACCGGGGCGTGGCGATGTGCTTCGAGAGCTACGCCCTCTACCCGCACCGCTCGGCCTACGACAACCTCGCCTCGCCGCTGCGCTCCCCCCGGCACCGGCTGCCCGCCGCCGAGGCCCGGCAGCGGATCGGCGCGATCGCCGAACTGCTCGGCATCTCGGGGCTGCTGGACCGGCCCGTGGGCCGGCTGTCCAACGGGCAGCGGCAGCGCGTCGCCCTCGGCCGGGTGCTGGTCCGCCCCGCCCGGGCCTTCCTCCTCGACGAGCCGCTCTCCCACCTCGACGCCAAACTCCGTCAGCAGATGCGGGCCGAACTGAAGGCCATCGGGGCCGTGCAGCACACCACCACGCTGTACGTCACCCACGACTCCGTCGAGGCCCTGGCCCTCGGCGACCGGATCGGGGTCATCCGGGAGGGCCGGATCGTCCAGACGGGCACCCGGGAGGAGATCTGGTACCGGCCCCACGACACGGAGGTAGCGCGGGCCTTCGGGCGGCCCCGGATCAATCTGCTGCCGGGGGTGGTGACGGAGAGCGGCGTGCGCTCGGACGGCGGCGTGGAGCTGCCGGTCCGGGCGCAGGCGCCGGCCGGCACCGAGGTCCTGGTCGGGCTGCGGCCCCGGGACGTCGCCCTGCACGGCGAGGGGCACGAGCTGACCGGGACCGTGTACGTCACCGAGGTGCTCGGCCGGTCCGTGGAGGTCACCGTCCGGCTCGGGGCCGGGGAGCAGCGGGTGTCGCTGGTGGCGCCCCGGGCGGACGCGGCACGCCTTCGTCCGGACGATCCGGTACGGCTGGTGGTCCGGCCTGAGAACCTGCTGCTGTTCGAGGCCGACCGGCCGGAGCGACCGGGACGACGGATAGAGACCCAGTGA
- a CDS encoding superoxide dismutase gives MPVYTLPDLPYDYSALAPVISPEIIELHHDKHHAAYVKGANDTLEQLAEARDKETWGSINGLEKNLAFHLSGHILHSIYWQNMTGPKDGGGEPLAADGVGELADAIAESFGSFARFKAQLSKAAATTQGSGWGVLAYEPLSGRLIVEQVYDHQGNVGQGSTPILVFDAWEHAFYLQYRNQKVDFIEAMWQVVNWRDVARRYEAATSRADVLLLAP, from the coding sequence ATGCCCGTCTACACGCTGCCTGACCTGCCGTACGACTACTCCGCGCTCGCCCCCGTGATCAGCCCCGAGATCATCGAGCTGCACCATGACAAGCACCACGCGGCCTATGTGAAAGGCGCCAACGACACGCTGGAGCAGCTTGCGGAGGCGCGGGACAAGGAGACGTGGGGGTCGATCAACGGGCTGGAGAAGAACCTGGCCTTCCACCTGTCCGGGCACATCCTGCACAGCATCTACTGGCAGAACATGACCGGTCCGAAGGACGGCGGTGGTGAGCCGCTGGCCGCCGACGGTGTGGGAGAGCTCGCGGACGCGATCGCCGAGTCGTTCGGGTCGTTCGCCCGCTTCAAGGCGCAGCTGTCCAAGGCCGCGGCCACGACCCAGGGTTCGGGCTGGGGCGTGCTGGCCTACGAGCCGCTGAGCGGGCGGCTGATCGTGGAGCAGGTCTACGACCACCAGGGCAACGTCGGCCAGGGCTCGACCCCGATCCTCGTCTTCGACGCCTGGGAGCACGCCTTCTACCTGCAGTACCGGAACCAGAAGGTCGACTTCATCGAGGCGATGTGGCAGGTCGTCAACTGGCGGGACGTGGCCCGGCGTTACGAGGCCGCCACGTCCCGCGCGGACGTGCTGCTGCTGGCGCCCTGA
- a CDS encoding carbohydrate ABC transporter permease produces the protein MRLALRPYLLIVPALLLTCGILYPFGLGLYYTLFDFSASKPQPDMVRFENYTTVFTQEAFWNSAWVTVLYAVGAAAVETVLGVAVALLLHRSSLLGRILEKILILPLMIAPVIAAIIWKLMLQPSVGVVNYLLRPFGLGGVQWTDTPTGALLSSIAVDVWVYTPFVAILALAGLRSLPTSPFEAAAVDGAGWWYTFRRLTLPMLWPYVLVAVIFRFMDSLKVFDIIYALTEGGPGDSTVVLQIRAYLEAIRFQRYSFGISYTIVLWAVVYLAAMVLVKHLGKIQRRAAEVT, from the coding sequence ATGCGGCTCGCGCTGCGCCCGTACCTCCTGATCGTCCCGGCGCTGCTGCTGACCTGCGGGATCCTGTACCCCTTCGGACTCGGGCTGTACTACACCCTGTTCGACTTCTCGGCGAGCAAACCGCAGCCGGACATGGTGCGGTTCGAGAACTACACGACCGTCTTCACCCAGGAGGCGTTCTGGAACTCCGCCTGGGTGACCGTGCTGTACGCGGTCGGGGCCGCCGCCGTCGAGACCGTGCTCGGGGTGGCCGTCGCGCTGCTGCTGCACCGGTCGAGTCTCCTCGGCCGGATCCTGGAGAAGATCCTCATCCTGCCGCTGATGATCGCCCCGGTGATCGCGGCGATCATCTGGAAGCTGATGCTCCAGCCCTCGGTGGGAGTGGTCAACTACCTGCTGAGGCCCTTCGGTCTGGGCGGGGTGCAGTGGACCGACACCCCTACGGGTGCCCTCCTGTCGTCGATCGCCGTGGACGTGTGGGTGTACACCCCGTTCGTGGCGATCCTCGCCCTGGCCGGTCTGCGGTCGCTGCCCACCTCCCCGTTCGAGGCGGCGGCCGTGGACGGCGCGGGGTGGTGGTACACCTTCCGGCGGCTGACGCTGCCGATGCTGTGGCCGTACGTGCTGGTGGCGGTGATCTTCCGGTTCATGGACTCGCTGAAGGTGTTCGACATCATCTACGCCCTCACCGAGGGCGGACCCGGTGACTCGACCGTCGTCCTCCAGATCCGGGCGTATCTGGAAGCCATCCGCTTCCAGCGCTACTCCTTCGGGATCAGCTACACGATCGTGCTGTGGGCTGTGGTGTATCTGGCCGCGATGGTGCTGGTGAAGCACCTGGGGAAGATCCAGCGGCGGGCCGCGGAGGTGACCTGA
- a CDS encoding FGGY-family carbohydrate kinase: MADEDAGWLGIDLGTQSVRVLLVTADGTVLGSGSAPLTGRREGVRHEQDPEQWWTALRTASRAALGSAPGVPVGGLAVCGTSGTVLLTDGSGRPVSPALMYDDGRAAAESARARDAGLAVQDTWALPKALWLVGEYGPGLRLAHQPDLIVTRLTGEPPPADSSHALKTGYDLHAEAWPEAALAQLGAPGRLLPDVVRPGTRLGEVCANAAHATGIPAGTPVLAGMTDGCAAQIASGALRPGSWNSVLGTTLVLKGAARDPVRDPTGVVYNHRAPDGTWLPGGASSVGAGALAAHFPDADPATMDELARAFEPSRAVAYPLVSPGERFPFRAPQAAPLVLGEPEGDAGLWAALLQGVGFAERLCLDYLHHLGAPLDGPLTFTGGGARSPYWNQLRTDILGRPARVPEQTEPALGMAALAAYGVTGAGSLADVAERMVRVRTVLQPRADRTARFTEPYARLVDELEGRGWLPAPVAAHARTRIHLDTGKS, from the coding sequence ATGGCGGACGAGGATGCGGGCTGGCTGGGGATCGACCTGGGCACACAGAGCGTCCGCGTGCTGCTCGTCACCGCCGACGGCACGGTCCTCGGCAGCGGCTCGGCCCCGCTGACCGGGCGGCGGGAGGGGGTGCGGCACGAGCAGGACCCGGAGCAGTGGTGGACGGCGCTGCGCACGGCGTCCCGGGCGGCACTCGGCTCCGCGCCCGGCGTGCCGGTCGGCGGCCTCGCGGTGTGCGGCACGTCCGGCACGGTGCTGCTGACGGACGGCTCGGGCCGGCCGGTGAGCCCGGCCCTGATGTACGACGACGGCCGCGCGGCGGCGGAGTCCGCGCGGGCCCGGGACGCGGGGCTCGCGGTCCAGGACACCTGGGCGTTGCCGAAGGCGCTGTGGCTGGTGGGGGAGTACGGCCCGGGTCTCCGGCTCGCTCACCAACCGGACCTGATCGTCACCCGCCTCACCGGCGAACCGCCTCCCGCCGACTCCAGTCACGCCCTCAAGACGGGCTACGACCTCCACGCGGAGGCCTGGCCGGAGGCGGCCCTGGCCCAACTCGGAGCGCCCGGCCGCCTGTTGCCCGACGTCGTACGCCCGGGCACCCGCCTCGGCGAGGTCTGCGCGAACGCCGCCCACGCCACCGGCATCCCCGCCGGAACCCCGGTGCTCGCCGGGATGACGGACGGCTGCGCGGCCCAGATCGCCTCGGGCGCGCTGCGCCCCGGCTCCTGGAACTCGGTGCTCGGCACCACGCTCGTCCTGAAGGGAGCCGCCCGAGACCCGGTCCGGGACCCCACCGGCGTCGTCTACAACCACCGTGCCCCCGACGGCACCTGGCTGCCCGGCGGGGCGTCGAGCGTGGGAGCGGGGGCCCTCGCGGCGCACTTCCCGGACGCCGACCCCGCCACGATGGACGAGCTGGCGCGGGCGTTCGAGCCGTCCCGCGCGGTCGCGTACCCGCTGGTCTCGCCGGGGGAGCGGTTCCCGTTCCGGGCGCCGCAGGCGGCCCCGCTCGTCCTCGGCGAACCCGAGGGCGACGCCGGCCTGTGGGCCGCGCTGCTCCAGGGCGTCGGCTTCGCGGAACGGCTGTGTCTGGACTACCTGCACCACCTCGGCGCCCCCCTCGACGGCCCGCTCACCTTCACCGGCGGCGGCGCGCGCAGTCCGTACTGGAACCAGCTCCGCACCGACATCCTCGGCCGCCCGGCCCGCGTCCCGGAACAGACGGAACCAGCCCTGGGGATGGCGGCGTTGGCCGCGTACGGGGTGACGGGAGCCGGAAGTCTCGCCGACGTCGCCGAGCGCATGGTCCGCGTCCGCACCGTCCTCCAACCCCGCGCCGACCGCACCGCCCGCTTCACCGAGCCGTACGCTCGCCTGGTCGACGAACTGGAGGGACGCGGCTGGCTGCCCGCCCCCGTCGCGGCACACGCCCGAACCCGCATTCACCTGGACACCGGGAAGTCATGA
- a CDS encoding SAM-dependent methyltransferase, with translation MTQIDTSVPHSARIWNYWLGGKDNYPVDEAAGDAYTAVFPGIVTIARSSRAFLGRSIRHLVQEAGVRQFLDVGTGLPTVDNTHEVAQRLAPESRIVYVDNDPLVLAHARALLTSTPEGATAYEPINLHEPERIIEAAGKTLDLTRPTALILSGILGHVADYDEARDLVRRLLAGLPPGSYLSLNEGSRGTDPVYEQAQDAYNETGAVPYHLRPVEQIEAFFEGLELVEPGVVSVPRWHPEPGALTEPIGQHGGLGRKP, from the coding sequence ATGACGCAGATCGACACCTCGGTGCCGCACTCGGCCCGGATCTGGAACTACTGGCTGGGCGGCAAGGACAACTACCCGGTGGACGAGGCGGCCGGTGACGCGTACACCGCCGTGTTCCCCGGCATCGTCACCATCGCCCGCAGCAGCCGCGCCTTCCTCGGCCGCAGCATCCGCCACCTCGTCCAGGAGGCCGGCGTACGGCAGTTCCTCGACGTCGGCACCGGGCTGCCGACCGTCGACAACACCCACGAGGTGGCCCAGCGCCTCGCCCCCGAGTCGCGGATCGTCTACGTCGACAACGACCCTCTGGTCCTCGCCCACGCCCGCGCGCTGCTCACCTCCACGCCCGAGGGAGCGACGGCGTACGAGCCGATCAACCTCCACGAGCCCGAGCGCATCATCGAGGCCGCCGGCAAGACGCTCGACCTCACCCGCCCCACGGCCCTGATCCTCAGCGGCATCCTGGGCCACGTGGCCGACTACGACGAGGCCCGCGACCTCGTCCGCCGCCTCCTGGCCGGTCTGCCCCCGGGCAGCTACCTCTCTCTCAACGAAGGCTCCCGCGGCACCGACCCGGTGTACGAACAGGCCCAGGACGCCTACAACGAGACCGGCGCGGTCCCGTACCACCTGCGGCCGGTCGAGCAGATCGAGGCCTTCTTCGAGGGCCTGGAGCTGGTGGAACCGGGCGTGGTCTCGGTACCGCGGTGGCACCCCGAGCCGGGTGCTCTCACGGAGCCGATCGGCCAGCACGGCGGCCTGGGCCGCAAGCCGTAA
- a CDS encoding carbohydrate ABC transporter permease, translated as MKKRALGWLADAALVLYFVFALFPIAWMVILSLKPADQLFSTYFSFSPTLDGYRTVLGDSEGIPFVRFFVNSLVVSVGAVVLSLVVGLPAAYASARWRFKGSENLMFTLLSFRFAPELTVIIPLFVLYQKLGLFDTYVGMVWVLQLVTLPLIVWIMRSYFADLTPELEQAALLDGYTRKQAFFKVALPLVKPGIAAVSLLAFIFAWNNFVFPLILTSNEAQTVTVGALSFLGGDRPKYNLTAAAALVSVVPPLLLALTIQRYLVRGLSFGAVKS; from the coding sequence GTGAAGAAGCGTGCGCTGGGGTGGCTCGCGGACGCCGCCCTCGTCCTCTACTTCGTCTTCGCGCTGTTCCCGATCGCCTGGATGGTGATCCTGTCGCTGAAGCCGGCGGACCAGCTCTTCTCCACCTACTTTTCCTTCTCCCCGACCCTCGACGGCTACCGGACGGTTCTCGGGGACAGCGAGGGCATCCCGTTCGTGCGGTTCTTCGTCAACAGCCTGGTGGTCTCGGTGGGGGCGGTCGTGCTGTCGCTGGTGGTCGGGCTGCCGGCTGCGTACGCCTCGGCGCGGTGGCGGTTCAAGGGCTCGGAGAACCTGATGTTCACGCTGCTGTCGTTCCGCTTCGCACCCGAACTGACCGTCATCATCCCGCTGTTCGTGCTGTACCAGAAGCTCGGGCTGTTCGACACGTACGTCGGCATGGTGTGGGTGCTGCAGCTCGTCACCCTGCCGCTGATCGTGTGGATCATGCGGTCCTACTTCGCCGACCTCACGCCCGAGCTGGAGCAGGCGGCCCTGCTGGACGGCTACACCCGCAAGCAGGCGTTCTTCAAAGTGGCGCTTCCACTGGTCAAGCCGGGCATCGCGGCCGTGTCGCTGCTGGCGTTCATCTTCGCCTGGAACAACTTCGTCTTCCCGCTGATCCTCACCTCCAACGAGGCCCAGACGGTGACCGTGGGCGCGCTGTCCTTCCTCGGCGGGGACCGGCCCAAGTACAACCTGACGGCCGCCGCCGCGCTGGTGTCCGTCGTACCGCCGCTGCTGCTGGCGCTGACGATCCAGCGCTATCTGGTGCGGGGACTGTCGTTCGGGGCGGTGAAGTCATGA
- a CDS encoding amino acid permease, whose amino-acid sequence MPSTTTGTPPSADDVSLSHGLKQRHLSMIALGGVIGAGLFVGSGAGIAAAGPSIVVAYALSGLLVMLVMRMLGEMSAAYPSSGSFSAHAERAIGPWAGFTAGWAFWVLLCTAVGLEGIGAAKIVSGWLPGTPEWAWVALFMVVFCGTNLAAVKNFGEFEFWFAALKVGAITLFLTLGVLAILGILPGTDSPGASHLTDFLPNGGEGLVIGLLASVFAYGGLETVTIAAAESENPVKGVASAVRTAMWRIALFYVGSMAVIVTLVPWDSKEVVEKGPYVAALDELGIPGAGQLMNVVVLVALLSAMNANIYGASRIAYSLVERGQGPAALGRVSGGVPRIAVLASSVFGFLCVLLSYWRPNDVFSWLLNMIGAVILVVWIFIAVSQLRLRRRLERQTPEKLVVRMWAFPWLTWVALAGMAGIFVLMAREPDTRVQLYSTGGMTLFLAAVGYAWQKARARQ is encoded by the coding sequence ATGCCCAGCACCACCACCGGGACACCGCCCAGCGCGGACGACGTCTCCCTCTCCCATGGCCTGAAGCAGCGCCACCTGTCGATGATCGCCCTCGGTGGGGTGATCGGTGCCGGGCTGTTCGTCGGCTCCGGCGCGGGCATCGCCGCGGCCGGTCCGTCGATCGTGGTCGCCTACGCCCTCTCCGGTCTCCTCGTGATGCTGGTGATGCGGATGCTGGGCGAGATGTCGGCCGCGTATCCGTCCTCCGGTTCGTTCTCGGCGCACGCGGAGCGGGCGATCGGTCCCTGGGCCGGGTTCACCGCCGGGTGGGCGTTCTGGGTGCTGCTGTGCACGGCCGTCGGCCTGGAGGGCATCGGTGCCGCGAAGATCGTGAGCGGCTGGCTGCCGGGCACGCCGGAGTGGGCGTGGGTGGCGCTGTTCATGGTCGTCTTCTGCGGCACGAACCTCGCGGCCGTGAAGAACTTCGGCGAGTTCGAGTTCTGGTTCGCGGCCCTGAAGGTCGGCGCGATCACCCTGTTCCTGACGCTCGGTGTCCTGGCGATCCTCGGGATCCTGCCGGGCACGGACTCGCCGGGCGCGAGTCATCTGACCGACTTCCTGCCGAACGGCGGCGAGGGCCTGGTCATCGGGCTGCTCGCCTCGGTCTTCGCCTACGGCGGCCTGGAGACGGTCACCATCGCGGCGGCCGAGTCGGAGAACCCCGTCAAGGGCGTGGCGAGCGCGGTCCGTACGGCGATGTGGCGTATCGCCCTGTTCTACGTCGGTTCGATGGCGGTCATCGTCACGCTGGTGCCGTGGGACTCGAAGGAGGTCGTCGAGAAGGGCCCGTACGTCGCCGCCCTCGACGAACTCGGCATCCCGGGCGCCGGCCAGCTGATGAACGTCGTCGTCCTGGTGGCCCTGCTGTCCGCCATGAACGCCAACATCTACGGCGCCTCGCGCATCGCGTACTCGCTGGTGGAGCGCGGCCAGGGCCCGGCGGCGCTGGGCCGGGTCTCGGGCGGGGTCCCGCGGATCGCCGTTCTCGCCTCCTCCGTCTTCGGCTTCCTGTGCGTGCTGTTGAGCTACTGGCGGCCGAACGACGTCTTCTCCTGGCTGCTGAACATGATCGGCGCGGTGATCCTGGTCGTCTGGATCTTCATCGCCGTCTCGCAACTGCGCCTGCGGCGACGCCTGGAGCGACAGACGCCGGAGAAGCTGGTCGTGCGGATGTGGGCCTTCCCGTGGCTGACGTGGGTCGCTCTGGCGGGGATGGCGGGCATCTTCGTCCTGATGGCCCGGGAGCCGGATACGCGGGTGCAGTTGTACTCGACGGGCGGGATGACGCTGTTCCTGGCGGCCGTCGGGTACGCGTGGCAGAAGGCGCGCGCCCGGCAGTAG